A genomic stretch from Erigeron canadensis isolate Cc75 chromosome 9, C_canadensis_v1, whole genome shotgun sequence includes:
- the LOC122582487 gene encoding SWR1 complex subunit 6 encodes MDEERRMSTRARKVAPKMAAALASSDNRTQAILARLEALENDNPGAEVVAPNDDDDDEASLDEDDDDQVFHKKQAKGTKRKTRQAKALETAKRAPRTFLELLHDANMESLPPHVPSYLRAAVGPPSSTCRRHFCTVCGFSAKYTCVRCGMRFCAVRCQNIHNDTRCQKFVA; translated from the exons ATGGATGAAGAACGTAGGATGTCGACTAGAGCTCGTAAAGTTGCACCAAAAATGGCAGCTGCACTTGCCAGCAGTGATAATCGAACGCAG GCAATTCTTGCTCGTCTAGAAGCGCTGGAGAATGATAATCCTGGAGCCGAAGTTGTAGCAcctaatgatgatgatgacgatgaagcCTCTCTTGATGAGGACGATGATGATCAAG TGTTCCATAAAAAGCAAGCCAAAGGTACTAAACGTAAAACACGTCAGGCCAAAGCACTGGAGACTGCAAAGAGAGCCCCACGGACATTTCTTGAGCTCTTGCATGAT GCAAATATGGAATCCCTGCCTCCTCATGTTCCATCCTATCTAAGAGCAGCAGTTGGTCCGCCGAGCTCCACCTGTCGCCGCCATTTTTGCACCGTCTGTGGTTTCTCTGCTAAATATACCTGCGTAAGATGTGGGATGCGTTTCTGTGCAGTCCGTTGCCAGAATATTCATAACGATACACGCTGTCAGAAATTTGTTGCCTAG